A window of Hugenholtzia roseola DSM 9546 contains these coding sequences:
- the recQ gene encoding DNA helicase RecQ, protein MNLERATQALKKYFGYDTFRPMQAEIIESLYQRRDVLVLMPTGGGKSLCYQIPAVTLEGVCIVVSPLIALMRDQVRALRNNGIAAAALHSNLTHEQERTVEQYALDGRLKLLYVSPEKLVSEPFQQLLRRLKVSLFAIDEAHCISQWGHDFRPEYTQLKALKRHFPAVPFIALTATADKTTRKDITAQLDLADPALFVASFNRPNLSLSVEPAIKRIERIIDFIKSRPRTSGIIYTLSRKQAEQTAERLQKVGIKAEYYHAGMAAQARDRVQENFITDRTPIICATIAFGMGIDKPNVRWVIHYNLPKNIEGYYQEIGRAGRDGLPSDTILFYSLGDVKVLRDFALDSGQVKLQLAKLERMQEYADARICRRKILLAYFGDFLEKDCGNCDVCKNPPRYIEGTILAQKALSALMRTDQKVGMGMLIDILRGSRNQELLKRGYDKIKTFGAGKDLNSENWTRYILQILHLGLIEIAYDEGSVLKVTEKGKEVLFSNKTVQLVQVEADKIEKSPAQKIARVKAEKPTPQLLRQYFTESLFENLIEFRQMLAEREGIAPYMVVGDATLQALSNELPATLEEVAKITGFSQIKIQKYGRLFLEMLAESISLQDADTQKALFPSHILSYRYYAAGSNLEQIAQIRGYKVGTIAQHFIKCKEENHLNIDYNDFITPQEFETISRVMLEINDPIRLAPTFEHFAGKYDYDKIRFARALMIERGIWQQQQGEESV, encoded by the coding sequence ATGAATCTTGAAAGGGCAACACAAGCATTAAAAAAATATTTCGGCTACGATACCTTCCGTCCTATGCAGGCGGAAATCATCGAAAGCCTTTATCAGCGGCGCGACGTTTTGGTCTTGATGCCCACAGGTGGTGGCAAGTCGCTGTGTTATCAAATTCCTGCCGTTACATTGGAAGGAGTCTGTATTGTAGTTTCGCCCCTGATTGCGCTGATGCGCGACCAAGTGCGGGCTTTGCGCAATAATGGTATCGCCGCCGCCGCCCTTCATAGCAATCTGACACACGAACAAGAGCGAACCGTAGAGCAGTATGCCCTCGATGGCAGGCTCAAATTATTGTACGTATCGCCTGAAAAATTGGTCAGTGAGCCATTCCAGCAGCTTCTTCGGCGGCTCAAAGTGAGTCTTTTTGCCATAGACGAAGCGCACTGCATTTCGCAATGGGGACACGATTTCCGACCCGAATACACACAACTCAAAGCCCTCAAACGCCATTTTCCTGCCGTTCCTTTTATTGCCCTGACCGCTACGGCTGATAAAACTACGCGCAAGGACATCACCGCCCAGCTCGATTTAGCCGACCCCGCCCTTTTTGTAGCTTCTTTTAATCGCCCCAACCTTTCACTTTCGGTAGAGCCTGCCATCAAACGCATCGAGCGCATCATCGATTTTATCAAAAGCCGACCGCGCACTTCGGGCATCATCTATACTTTAAGCCGAAAACAAGCCGAACAGACGGCAGAACGCCTCCAAAAAGTAGGCATCAAAGCCGAATACTACCATGCAGGCATGGCAGCGCAGGCACGTGATAGGGTGCAGGAAAATTTTATCACCGACCGCACGCCTATTATTTGCGCCACTATTGCCTTTGGAATGGGCATTGATAAACCCAACGTCAGATGGGTCATTCACTACAATTTGCCCAAAAATATCGAGGGCTACTACCAAGAAATTGGCAGAGCAGGGCGCGACGGACTGCCCAGCGATACCATTCTTTTTTATAGCTTAGGCGATGTCAAGGTCTTGCGCGATTTTGCCCTCGATAGTGGGCAGGTAAAATTACAACTTGCCAAATTAGAGCGCATGCAGGAATATGCCGACGCGCGAATCTGTCGTAGGAAAATTTTATTGGCTTATTTCGGCGACTTTTTAGAAAAAGATTGTGGAAATTGCGATGTCTGTAAAAATCCGCCGCGCTATATCGAAGGGACAATTTTGGCACAAAAAGCCCTTTCTGCCCTGATGCGCACCGACCAAAAGGTAGGCATGGGCATGCTCATAGACATCTTGCGTGGCTCGCGCAACCAAGAACTTTTGAAGCGTGGCTATGATAAAATCAAGACCTTTGGTGCAGGCAAAGATTTGAACTCTGAAAACTGGACGCGCTATATCCTACAAATTTTACACTTAGGGCTGATAGAAATTGCCTATGATGAAGGCAGCGTCTTGAAGGTTACAGAAAAGGGAAAAGAGGTTTTGTTTTCAAATAAAACCGTACAATTAGTACAAGTGGAAGCCGACAAAATAGAAAAAAGTCCTGCTCAAAAAATTGCAAGAGTCAAAGCCGAAAAACCTACACCACAGCTCCTGCGCCAATATTTTACCGAGTCTTTGTTTGAAAATCTGATAGAATTTCGCCAAATGCTTGCCGAGCGCGAGGGAATTGCCCCTTATATGGTGGTGGGCGACGCAACACTGCAAGCACTAAGCAACGAACTGCCCGCTACGCTCGAAGAGGTAGCTAAAATTACAGGGTTTAGTCAGATAAAAATTCAAAAATACGGACGCTTGTTTTTGGAAATGCTTGCCGAATCTATCTCATTGCAAGATGCTGATACACAAAAAGCCCTTTTTCCTTCGCATATCCTTTCATATCGCTACTATGCGGCAGGTTCAAATTTGGAACAAATTGCACAAATACGAGGCTATAAAGTTGGCACGATTGCCCAACATTTTATCAAATGCAAAGAAGAAAATCATTTGAATATAGATTACAACGATTTTATCACGCCCCAAGAATTTGAAACCATTAGCAGGGTCATGCTCGAAATCAATGACCCCATACGCCTTGCGCCTACCTTCGAGCATTTTGCAGGCAAATACGACTACGATAAAATTCGCTTTGCACGCGCTTTGATGATAGAACGTGGCATTTGGCAGCAGCAGCAGGGTGAAGAAAGTGTGTAG
- the odhB gene encoding 2-oxoglutarate dehydrogenase complex dihydrolipoyllysine-residue succinyltransferase, with amino-acid sequence MAVEMYVPAVGESIAEVIVGEWLKSDGDLVERDEVIGALESDKTTFEIVAEAAGKLHIKAEQGTTLKIGDMLCTIEEAAAAATASPVAAYAPAETAASNGEVKTMQVPAVGESIAEVVLSAWNVADGDKVELDQILGVLDSDKSSFEIVAEASGIISLVAKEGDTLAIGDTLCQIAQTSQAAAPQKTAPQAATTQTPAANHSSAEGHPSPAASKILAEKGINTAEVKGTGVGGRITKEDALNAQKTASTAPTAAPQPPSPPKSAPTTEGERGTKREKMTTLRKTIAKRLVAAKNQTAMLTTFNEVDMSAVMELRKKYKDKFKEKHEIGLGFMSFFTKAVTMALKEVPAINAQIDGEEIIYHNYMDVGIAVSSPRGLVVPVVRNAQNLSLAGIEKEIVNLAIKARDAKLTIEEMSGGTFTITNGGIFGSMLSTPILNAPQSAILGMHNIVERPVAINGQVVIRPIMYVALSYDHRIVDGKESVTFLYRIKELIEDPSRLLLEV; translated from the coding sequence ATGGCAGTAGAAATGTATGTACCTGCGGTAGGAGAATCTATTGCAGAAGTCATTGTTGGCGAATGGCTTAAATCAGATGGCGATTTGGTGGAGCGCGATGAAGTCATTGGCGCACTCGAATCAGACAAGACCACTTTCGAAATTGTAGCCGAAGCCGCAGGAAAACTGCACATCAAGGCAGAGCAAGGCACAACCCTCAAAATCGGCGATATGCTTTGCACTATCGAAGAAGCCGCCGCCGCTGCTACTGCTTCGCCTGTGGCTGCCTATGCCCCTGCGGAAACTGCTGCTTCTAATGGCGAAGTCAAGACCATGCAAGTGCCTGCCGTAGGCGAGTCTATTGCCGAAGTGGTGCTATCGGCTTGGAACGTCGCTGATGGTGATAAGGTAGAATTAGACCAAATCTTAGGCGTTTTAGATTCTGATAAAAGTTCTTTTGAGATTGTAGCCGAAGCCAGCGGCATCATTTCGCTTGTCGCAAAAGAAGGCGATACGCTTGCCATTGGCGATACGCTTTGCCAAATTGCCCAAACTTCACAAGCTGCCGCCCCTCAAAAAACTGCACCCCAAGCGGCGACTACCCAAACTCCTGCGGCAAATCATAGCTCTGCCGAAGGACACCCCTCGCCTGCCGCTTCTAAGATTTTGGCAGAAAAAGGCATCAATACGGCAGAAGTAAAAGGCACAGGCGTAGGCGGTAGAATTACAAAAGAAGACGCATTAAACGCCCAAAAAACGGCAAGCACAGCCCCCACAGCCGCTCCACAGCCCCCTTCGCCGCCAAAAAGCGCACCCACCACAGAGGGCGAGCGTGGCACTAAGCGCGAAAAAATGACGACTCTTCGCAAAACGATTGCCAAGCGTTTGGTAGCGGCAAAAAACCAAACGGCGATGCTCACTACCTTCAACGAAGTTGATATGTCGGCAGTGATGGAATTGCGCAAAAAATACAAGGATAAATTCAAAGAAAAACACGAAATCGGCTTAGGTTTTATGTCTTTCTTTACAAAAGCCGTAACTATGGCACTCAAAGAAGTCCCTGCTATCAATGCGCAAATTGACGGAGAAGAAATTATCTACCACAACTACATGGACGTAGGCATTGCCGTTTCCTCGCCACGCGGCTTAGTAGTGCCTGTGGTACGAAATGCGCAAAATTTGAGCTTGGCAGGCATAGAAAAGGAAATTGTCAATCTGGCAATAAAGGCACGCGACGCAAAACTCACCATCGAGGAAATGTCGGGCGGCACTTTTACCATCACCAATGGCGGCATCTTTGGTTCGATGCTCTCTACGCCTATCCTCAATGCGCCTCAATCGGCAATTTTGGGTATGCACAATATCGTCGAGCGTCCTGTGGCTATCAATGGGCAAGTTGTCATTCGTCCAATCATGTACGTGGCACTTTCCTACGACCATAGAATTGTAGATGGAAAAGAATCGGTAACTTTCCTCTATCGCATCAAAGAACTCATCGAAGACCCTTCGCGCCTGCTTTTGGAAGTTTAA
- a CDS encoding ParA family protein has protein sequence MRKIIALVNHKGGVGKSTSAHNLGKALVLQGLRVLLIDNDPQANLTTATGIEADRGSIYHALCEDQPLPLYPISEGFHLVPSELEYTKAEYKLQTDIKGYFKMKRALQSLTAYDYILIDCPPSLGILTLNALIAADSVMIIAQSSYLSAKGLQTILDVVEDIKEELNPQLKVEGFLLTQLNNTVIRKQMGETIKSLYEAKVFETVIRQNVALEEASAHGKDIFDYAPDSYGAKDYMLLAEELLGARGLNN, from the coding sequence ATGCGAAAAATCATAGCCTTAGTCAATCATAAAGGCGGAGTAGGCAAATCTACCAGTGCGCACAACTTGGGAAAGGCGTTGGTCTTACAAGGCTTGCGCGTCTTGCTTATCGATAACGACCCCCAAGCGAATCTGACCACCGCCACAGGCATCGAGGCAGATAGGGGCAGCATCTATCATGCCCTCTGCGAAGACCAACCGCTGCCGCTTTACCCCATTTCGGAAGGTTTCCACCTTGTCCCTTCTGAACTCGAATATACCAAAGCCGAATATAAATTACAGACCGATATTAAGGGCTATTTCAAGATGAAACGCGCCCTTCAAAGCCTAACCGCCTACGATTATATCCTGATAGACTGCCCCCCTTCGTTGGGTATCCTGACCCTCAACGCGCTCATTGCGGCAGATAGCGTGATGATTATTGCGCAAAGTTCTTATCTTTCTGCCAAAGGGTTGCAGACGATTCTCGATGTGGTAGAGGACATCAAGGAAGAACTCAATCCGCAGCTAAAAGTAGAAGGCTTTTTGCTCACCCAACTCAATAATACGGTTATTAGGAAGCAGATGGGCGAAACTATCAAATCGCTCTATGAAGCCAAAGTCTTCGAAACGGTCATTCGCCAAAATGTAGCCTTAGAGGAAGCCTCCGCACATGGAAAGGATATTTTTGACTACGCACCCGATTCTTATGGTGCAAAAGATTATATGCTATTAGCCGAAGAACTTTTGGGCGCAAGGGGTTTGAACAACTAA
- a CDS encoding adenylosuccinate synthetase yields MSQEDIFKRHIFLVIGLGFGDEGKGKTVDGVAYGCTTFGIPYQDQVVIRFNGGQQAGHTVVLEDGKRHVFSQFGAATLRGVPTYWSKYCSIFPNSFLNEYNALRHLGVAPRIFWDRRCPITTHYDQLYNRLIETRRGRNRHGSCGLGFGATMERHETSPYLLFAQDLETPIFLAHKLKTLRHYYSEKLRRLSDPDLSNLAAEFENYNHQAADAHFLEQVAHIQRLVKEGVVGFIDEASFVQKPFEAWIFEGAQGVLLDREYGLFPHVTRSHTTSRNVCALLEEWLKLAPFKIETLGFEYVTRAYQTRHGAGLLPFEDPNFVEKYQLGQVENETNQFNEFQEHFRKAPLSLQTLRYALRCESSDNQRLIRRCTPYLKPDSFIYSNLILTCLDQFPNLERLPLHTDTGLEWVSLDKMEELLLELFEAEGYQNCKMRTTFSPAHQEPD; encoded by the coding sequence ATGAGCCAAGAAGATATTTTTAAGCGTCATATCTTTCTCGTCATTGGTTTGGGATTCGGCGACGAAGGCAAGGGCAAAACCGTTGATGGAGTAGCCTACGGCTGCACCACTTTTGGGATACCCTACCAAGACCAAGTGGTGATACGCTTCAATGGTGGGCAGCAGGCAGGGCATACCGTTGTCTTAGAAGATGGCAAACGGCATGTATTTTCACAATTTGGAGCCGCTACCCTGCGCGGTGTGCCTACTTATTGGAGCAAATATTGTAGCATCTTTCCCAATTCTTTTCTAAATGAGTACAATGCCCTGCGACATTTGGGCGTTGCGCCGCGCATTTTTTGGGACAGACGCTGCCCCATTACGACGCATTACGACCAACTTTACAACCGTCTGATAGAAACCAGACGCGGCAGGAATCGACATGGCAGTTGTGGCTTAGGCTTCGGCGCGACAATGGAGCGGCACGAAACTTCGCCTTATTTGCTCTTTGCGCAAGATTTAGAAACGCCTATTTTTTTGGCACACAAACTCAAAACTTTGCGCCATTATTATAGTGAAAAATTGCGCCGCCTTTCCGACCCTGACCTTTCAAATTTGGCGGCAGAATTTGAAAACTACAATCACCAAGCCGCTGATGCGCATTTTTTAGAACAAGTGGCGCATATTCAAAGGCTTGTCAAAGAAGGGGTAGTCGGTTTTATAGACGAAGCCTCTTTTGTACAAAAACCTTTCGAGGCTTGGATTTTTGAAGGCGCACAAGGGGTGCTTTTGGATAGAGAGTACGGGCTTTTTCCACACGTAACGCGCAGCCACACGACAAGCCGCAATGTCTGTGCTTTGCTCGAAGAGTGGCTTAAACTTGCGCCTTTCAAAATAGAAACGTTGGGTTTTGAATACGTTACACGTGCCTACCAAACACGACATGGCGCGGGCTTGCTACCCTTTGAAGACCCCAACTTTGTAGAAAAGTATCAATTAGGGCAGGTAGAAAATGAAACCAATCAATTCAACGAATTTCAGGAGCATTTTCGGAAAGCTCCCCTTTCTTTGCAGACTTTGCGTTACGCACTGCGCTGTGAAAGTTCGGACAACCAACGCCTGATACGCCGCTGCACGCCCTATTTGAAGCCTGACTCTTTCATCTATTCTAACCTGATTCTCACCTGTTTAGACCAATTTCCCAACTTAGAAAGGCTACCGCTCCATACAGATACGGGGCTTGAATGGGTTTCTCTTGATAAGATGGAAGAGCTGCTTTTGGAACTATTCGAGGCAGAAGGCTACCAAAATTGTAAGATGCGAACTACTTTCAGCCCAGCTCATCAAGAGCCTGACTAA
- a CDS encoding SiaB family protein kinase, producing the protein MDENFKLYGLYDQMRTHKVILAFKGVVSQDLLSRLASSLKRRTAKDDPNIGKKVFGIFIELSQNVSLHSAEKSFSNPEDKSIGVGLILASEADDHFLVSSCNAIPNDEVENVLQRCNHINSLDEEGLKEYYKAQRREPQRANKPGANIGLIDMVRRSNNRIVADVNPHPSDTTQSLITISLRLNK; encoded by the coding sequence ATGGACGAGAACTTCAAACTATATGGTCTGTACGACCAAATGCGCACTCATAAAGTCATCTTGGCATTTAAAGGCGTGGTTTCGCAAGACCTGCTTTCGCGCTTGGCAAGCAGCCTCAAACGAAGAACCGCCAAAGACGACCCTAATATCGGCAAAAAAGTGTTTGGTATCTTTATCGAGCTTTCGCAGAATGTGAGCCTCCACTCGGCGGAAAAGTCGTTTTCAAACCCCGAAGACAAATCTATCGGCGTAGGGCTAATTTTAGCCAGCGAAGCCGACGACCATTTTCTCGTTTCTTCTTGTAATGCCATCCCCAATGATGAAGTCGAGAATGTGCTACAAAGATGCAACCATATCAACTCCTTAGACGAGGAAGGACTCAAAGAGTATTACAAAGCGCAACGGCGCGAGCCGCAACGCGCCAATAAGCCGGGCGCAAATATCGGGCTGATTGATATGGTAAGACGCTCAAATAATCGCATTGTAGCCGATGTCAATCCACACCCAAGCGACACCACCCAATCGCTTATCACCATTTCTTTACGATTGAATAAGTAA
- a CDS encoding DUF1987 domain-containing protein produces the protein MENYQIDGENYIPTIDFNAETGVLEISGESYHEYTIEFFQPAFEWLGKYLEKPGRSITFNFRMTYFNTSSSRRFLEIFDMLEAYKKEKNGDITVNWYYQKDDVDMLESGEEYAEDVELAFNLIPVEGSATA, from the coding sequence ATGGAGAATTACCAAATAGATGGCGAAAACTATATCCCTACCATCGACTTCAATGCCGAAACGGGCGTATTGGAAATTTCAGGCGAATCTTATCACGAATACACGATAGAATTTTTCCAACCTGCCTTCGAGTGGCTCGGAAAATACCTCGAAAAACCGGGACGTAGCATCACCTTCAACTTCCGCATGACGTATTTCAATACCTCCTCTTCACGCCGCTTTTTAGAGATTTTTGACATGCTCGAAGCCTACAAAAAAGAAAAAAACGGCGATATAACGGTAAATTGGTACTACCAAAAAGATGACGTAGATATGCTCGAAAGTGGCGAAGAATATGCCGAAGATGTGGAATTAGCCTTCAATCTTATTCCTGTGGAAGGCAGCGCGACAGCATAA
- a CDS encoding DUF4292 domain-containing protein — translation MFSKTQISTPLCLWAVAVVLFFVPMACKKTPTASSELAKKFSIEEIDAPFVVTRGRATFQLKDKEMTTTLDMRLAKDSLIWLNARIAIIEGARVLIRRDSIFILDKINKKYYRYSFAELSQQAGFELTFARLQAIILGNLPTQNSTQNTNVEKQETAFVISQTEGNYQSFFTVSRKNKKLTTISVEDLKNPNPDKKPNLKVDYADFLAIGKHLFPHRCKAEIQYQKENESQTNALALEHKKVEFPTQAPSFPFSIPDNYTDGKKK, via the coding sequence ATGTTTTCAAAAACACAAATAAGTACGCCTCTCTGCCTTTGGGCAGTGGCAGTGGTTCTTTTTTTTGTCCCAATGGCGTGTAAAAAAACACCCACAGCCTCTTCGGAATTAGCAAAAAAGTTTAGCATCGAAGAAATAGATGCTCCCTTTGTCGTTACCAGAGGGAGGGCTACTTTCCAACTCAAAGACAAGGAGATGACCACGACACTCGATATGCGCTTGGCAAAAGATAGCCTCATTTGGCTCAACGCGCGTATCGCCATCATCGAGGGCGCACGTGTTTTGATAAGGCGCGATTCGATTTTTATTTTAGATAAAATCAATAAAAAATACTACCGTTATAGTTTTGCCGAATTGAGTCAGCAGGCAGGCTTTGAGCTAACCTTCGCACGCCTACAAGCGATTATTTTGGGGAATTTGCCTACCCAAAATAGCACCCAAAACACAAATGTAGAAAAACAAGAAACGGCGTTTGTCATTAGCCAAACGGAGGGCAATTACCAGAGTTTTTTCACCGTCAGCCGAAAAAATAAAAAACTGACCACTATTTCGGTTGAGGATTTGAAGAACCCCAATCCCGATAAAAAGCCGAATTTGAAGGTAGATTATGCCGACTTCCTCGCCATAGGGAAGCATCTTTTCCCACACCGTTGTAAGGCAGAGATTCAATACCAGAAAGAGAATGAAAGCCAGACCAACGCCCTTGCGCTTGAACACAAGAAAGTAGAGTTTCCCACACAAGCCCCAAGTTTTCCCTTTTCAATTCCTGATAATTATACCGACGGAAAGAAAAAGTAA
- a CDS encoding DUF6691 family protein, giving the protein MCVNESRLEHKWWHNLKYLVVGILFGTVFVKAEIISWFRIQEMFRLQSFHMYGVIGSAIAIGMLSIFLIKKFNIKTIYGEKIEFHPKKFNKGQIIGGLIFGLGWAMTGACPGPLFAQIGTGVTVIAVTLLSAIAGTWFYGLLRDRLPH; this is encoded by the coding sequence ATGTGCGTCAATGAAAGCCGTTTAGAGCATAAATGGTGGCACAATTTGAAATACCTCGTCGTCGGAATTTTATTTGGGACAGTCTTTGTAAAGGCGGAAATCATTAGTTGGTTTCGCATACAAGAGATGTTTCGCCTACAATCTTTCCACATGTACGGCGTAATCGGCAGCGCGATTGCCATTGGTATGCTCTCCATTTTTCTCATCAAAAAATTTAACATCAAAACTATCTACGGTGAAAAGATAGAATTTCACCCTAAAAAATTCAACAAAGGACAAATCATTGGCGGCTTAATCTTTGGCTTGGGTTGGGCTATGACGGGAGCTTGTCCGGGTCCTCTTTTTGCGCAAATCGGCACAGGCGTTACCGTCATTGCGGTTACGCTTTTGAGTGCGATTGCAGGCACGTGGTTTTATGGCTTGTTGCGCGATAGGCTACCACATTAG
- a CDS encoding MBL fold metallo-hydrolase produces MNVEQIYTGCLAQGAYYIVSNGEAAIIDPLREIEPYLQRAQKDGVKIKYIFETHFHADFVSGHLDLSKKTGAPIVYGKTANPEFEAIIAEDGQVFQIGAVTLTALHTPGHTMESTTYLLKDENGKDYAIFSGDTLFLGDVGRPDLAQKAASMTQEDLAGLLYDSLMTKIMPLADEVIVYPAHGAGSACGKNMMKETVDTLGNQKKMNYALNQPNKEAFIKAVTDGLLPPPAYFPANVAMNKKGYNSFENVLNQGLRGLSVEEFETVAESTEALILDTRASGEFYQGFVPQSVNIGLKGDFAPWVGAMIGDVKQPILLITDEGSEEEAVTRLSRVGFDNILGHLKGGFAAWRAAAKEVDIVERITAEKFAAEVKVGEHKIIDVRKESEYAAQHIEEAYNYPLAYINDWVRHINPKEHFYLHCAGGYRSMIAASILQARGYRNFTEVEGGFNAIAKTEKVPTSNFVCQSKTL; encoded by the coding sequence ATGAACGTCGAGCAAATTTATACAGGCTGTTTGGCACAAGGTGCTTACTATATCGTTTCAAATGGTGAGGCGGCTATCATCGACCCCCTGCGCGAAATCGAACCCTACTTACAACGCGCTCAAAAAGATGGCGTGAAGATTAAGTACATTTTTGAAACGCACTTTCACGCTGATTTTGTGTCTGGACATTTAGACCTAAGCAAAAAAACAGGTGCGCCCATTGTCTATGGAAAGACGGCAAACCCTGAATTTGAGGCAATTATCGCCGAAGATGGGCAAGTCTTCCAAATTGGTGCCGTTACCCTGACGGCTTTGCACACGCCCGGACATACTATGGAAAGTACTACCTACCTTTTGAAAGACGAAAACGGAAAAGACTATGCTATCTTTTCGGGAGATACCCTCTTTTTAGGTGATGTAGGCAGACCCGATTTGGCACAAAAAGCCGCCAGCATGACCCAAGAAGACTTGGCAGGTTTGCTCTATGATAGTTTGATGACTAAAATTATGCCTTTGGCAGACGAGGTCATTGTCTATCCTGCTCATGGCGCAGGTAGTGCCTGTGGTAAAAATATGATGAAAGAAACCGTAGATACTTTGGGCAATCAGAAAAAAATGAATTACGCCCTCAATCAGCCCAACAAAGAAGCCTTTATCAAAGCCGTTACAGATGGGCTGCTACCCCCCCCTGCCTACTTCCCTGCCAACGTTGCGATGAACAAGAAAGGCTACAATAGCTTTGAAAATGTTTTGAATCAGGGCTTGCGCGGACTTAGTGTAGAGGAGTTTGAAACCGTAGCCGAAAGCACAGAGGCTTTGATTTTAGACACACGCGCGAGTGGCGAATTTTATCAGGGCTTTGTTCCACAATCGGTCAATATTGGTCTGAAAGGCGATTTTGCGCCTTGGGTAGGTGCTATGATTGGTGACGTAAAACAGCCTATCCTACTCATAACCGATGAGGGCAGTGAAGAAGAAGCCGTTACACGTCTTTCGCGCGTGGGCTTTGATAACATCTTGGGGCATCTCAAAGGCGGTTTTGCCGCTTGGCGAGCCGCAGCAAAAGAAGTGGATATCGTAGAGCGCATTACGGCTGAAAAGTTTGCTGCCGAAGTGAAAGTAGGCGAGCATAAAATTATTGATGTCCGCAAAGAAAGCGAATATGCTGCCCAACACATAGAAGAAGCCTACAACTATCCTTTGGCTTATATCAACGACTGGGTGCGCCACATCAATCCCAAAGAGCATTTCTATTTGCATTGTGCAGGTGGCTATCGTAGCATGATTGCGGCTTCTATCCTGCAAGCGCGTGGCTATCGCAATTTTACAGAAGTAGAAGGTGGCTTTAATGCTATCGCAAAAACAGAAAAAGTGCCTACCTCAAATTTCGTTTGTCAGAGCAAAACCCTTTAA
- a CDS encoding ABC transporter ATP-binding protein yields the protein MLAPLLKTYQLSHQYPAEGVLTFPDLNLDRGQAYLLLGNSGSGKTTFLHLVGGLLPIQSGEVWFEDAPLSTRSPAALHQFRKQKIGFIFQKPYLLPALTLWENIALAQKLALAEVQQEAISTLLAQLEIEALHKKYPQELSGGQLQRAAIAQALVRRPSLLLADEPTSNLDPKRALQVAQLLAQTCQLFQTTLLIATHDQRLQDKFEQQFFLGE from the coding sequence ATGCTTGCGCCCCTTCTCAAAACCTACCAACTCTCACACCAATATCCTGCCGAAGGCGTACTTACCTTTCCCGACTTGAACCTTGATAGGGGGCAGGCTTATCTGCTTTTAGGCAATTCTGGCAGCGGCAAGACTACCTTTCTGCATTTGGTAGGCGGTTTGCTTCCTATCCAAAGTGGCGAGGTATGGTTTGAAGATGCCCCTCTTTCTACGCGCTCCCCTGCGGCTTTGCACCAATTTCGCAAACAGAAAATAGGCTTTATTTTCCAAAAGCCCTATTTACTACCTGCCCTTACCTTATGGGAAAATATTGCCTTAGCCCAAAAGTTAGCCCTTGCAGAGGTGCAGCAGGAGGCTATTTCTACCCTTTTGGCACAACTTGAAATAGAGGCTTTGCACAAAAAATACCCCCAAGAATTAAGCGGTGGGCAGCTCCAACGCGCCGCCATTGCACAAGCCCTTGTCCGCCGCCCAAGTTTGCTTTTAGCCGACGAGCCTACTTCTAATTTAGACCCAAAACGTGCTTTGCAGGTAGCGCAACTTTTAGCCCAAACCTGCCAACTTTTTCAAACTACCTTGCTTATCGCCACACACGACCAACGCCTTCAAGATAAATTTGAACAACAGTTTTTTTTAGGAGAGTAG